AGGGATATTGCCGATCCTGACTATTGCCGCGTCAAAGTATATCAAAGTCAGGAAAAAGAGATTATGCAACTGATTGAGGAAGCCTCAACAGCCGATGTAATCATAAAAGCAAGTGGTGTAGGGCAACATGATGCATTGTTAGAGCAGGAAGTCGTGAGGCTTAAGCAAAAAAATAATCTTGTTATTTTCTGGGATGTTGATGCCCCAGCTACTCTCGACAGAATAAACAATAATCCTGAAGATCCTTTTAATCAATTAATCCCTCTGTATGATTTTATTTTAACTTATGGTGGGGGACAGCCGGTTATTGATGCTTATGAAAATAAAGGCGCTAAACAATGCATCCCCATTTATAATGCTCTTGATATAGATACCCATTTTCCAGTTGCCTCTTATGAGGACTTTAATGCAAGCCTGGGCTTTTTGGGCAATCGTTTGCCTGATAGAGAAGCCAGAGTCGATGACTTCTTTCTTGTGCCGGCAAGCCGTTTGCCGGAGAAAAGATTTCTTCTTGGAGGGAGTGGATGGGAAAATAAATCAATGCCTCACAATGTGAATTATGTGGGACATGTTTATACAAAAGATCATAATGCCTTTAACTGCACTCCTCTGGCAGTATTAAACATTAGTAGAGAGAGTATGGCAAAATATGGATATTCGCCTGCTACACGAGTATTTGAGGCAGCAGGCGCTGCGGCCTGTATAATTACTGATTACTGGGAAGGGATAGAAGTTTTCTTTGAGCCTGATAAAGAAATACTGGTTGCCCGTAATGGTGAGGAAGTCGCCGAAATTTTACAAAAACTCACAGAAGAAAATGCACGCCAGATAGGGCATGCGGCCTATAAAAAAGTTTTAGAAAATCATACTTATGAGAATAGGGCACACCTGTTACAGTCTGTCTTTAATGATTCATTATCGTCCGTGCAATAGTAGGTTTAAAGGAAGGAACAGCTATGAAATTTGTGGTAATAGGATTATCAATTAGTTCCTCATGGGGCAATGGTCACGCTACTACTTACAGAGCATTACTGAAAGAAGTGGCGAAAATGGGACATGAAGTCTTGTTTCTTGAAAGAGATGTTCCTTATTATGCAGCGAATAGAGATCTCCCTTATCCTGATTTTTGTTTATTAAATTTGTACAACTCCAATGAAGAACTTTTTAGGAGATTTGAAAAAGAAGTGGCTGATGCAGATGTTGTCATTGTAGGTTCTTATGTACAACAAGGAGTGGAAGTCGGTAAATGGATTGTTGCGACCGCCCAAGGGGTTAAGGCATTTTATGATATTGATACCCCTGTAACCATGGCAAAACTGCAAAGGGAAGACTTCGAATACCTCATCCCTGAGCTTGTCAGCCAATATGACCTTTACCTGTCGTTCTCCGGAGGATCTGTATTACAACATATTGAAAAACATTATGGTTCGCCTGCCGCACGGGCTTTATATTGTTCTGTCGACCCTGAAAGCTACTTTCCCGAGCTTTGCTCTAAAAAGTGGGACATGGGTTATCTTGGTACTTATAGTACAGACCGACAGCCTGCTGTTGACCTTCTTCTTTGTAAAACTGCACTTGCTTGTCCTCAGAAAAATTTTATTGTGGCTGGGCCGCAGTATCCTGCAGACATTATTTGGCCTGAAAATGTAGAGCGCATAGAGCATTTGTCGCCTGTACATCATCGAAATTTTTATAACAGCCAACGATTTACTCTCAATGTGACCCGTGCTGATATGATAAAATTTGGCTATTCTCCCAGCGTAAGATTATTTGAAGCAGCTGCTTGTGGTGTCCCTGTTATTTCTGATTACTGGGAGGGTCTTACCAGTTTTTTTGCCGATGGAACGGAAATACTTGTCGCCAAATCGACAAAAGATGTGTTAAATATTCTAGAAACCTTCACTGAAGAAGAATGTAGGCAGGTTGGCGAAAACGCAAGACAAAAAGTATTAAAAAAACATACAGCTAAAACTCGTGCTTATGAGTTGGTAGGTTATGTTGCAGAAGTCATGGAATGCCCCAGGAATGTTAGAAAGGAAGTTAGCGTATGACAGTAGAGCAGGAAATAAAAAAACTGGAACCCTGGTTCCACAATATCCATTTGCCGGACGGCAGACAAACTGCACCCGATCATCCTTTAGGAGATTTTCCTTCATTTAAATGGCAAAAAATTCAAAATGCCATTCCTATGGATCTGACGGGGTGGCGCGTATTGGATATAGGCTGTAATGCAGGCTTTTACTCAGTGGAGCTCGCAAAAAGAGGTGCGGAGGTACTCGCTATAGATTTGGATGAACATTATTTACGGCAGGCTCAGTGGGTAGCTTCTCAGTTCGAAGTCGAAAGCAGGATCACCTTCAAATGCATGCAGGTTTACGACTTAGCTCATAAGGATTACCAATTTGACCTTGTTTGGTTTATGGGTGTATTTTACCATTTGCGGTATCCGCTTTTGGCATTAGATATAATCACTAAAAAAGTGAAAGGAATGATGGTTTTTCAGACCCTTTCCATTCCTGGTACAGATGAAATGACAGTTCCTGTTGATATAGCCCTTAATGAACGCGAAATATTAAAGGATCCTGCTTTTCCATCAATGGCTTTTATTGAAAATCGCTTGGCAGGAGATCCAACAAACTGGTGGGTACCTAATCACCAGTGTGTCCTGTCAATGCTAAAAAATTGTGGTTTTGCGGTCACAGGAATGCCTGAAAAAGAAACCTACATTGCTGTGAAAAACAATGATCTTCAGGCAGATTTTGATACATGGAACCACTCTGAATATTTGTCTGCCATAGGTAAAGAATGGAAGAATACAGTCAATAACAAAACAAAAAATTAATGTTTTTTAAAGACAGGAAATTTTAGTTTTATGTAGTGAGTTTTATTTATTAACTCTAATTACTAACGGCAGGAGCCATGAAAAAAATATTAATTACAGGAGCAGCAGGTTTTTTAGGGTCACATCTATGCGATCGCTTTATAAAAGAAGACTATAATGTAATTGCAATGGATAATCTTATAACCGGTACTCTTAAAAATCTGGAGCACCTTTTCCCTTTAAAAAATTTCGTTTTCTATCATCATGATGTCACAAAATTTGTCAATATACCTGATCAGTTGGATTATATTCTACACTTTGCTTCACCAGCCAGCCCCATAGATTATTTAAAAATTCCCATACAAACACTAAAAGTAGGCTCTTTAGGGACTCATAATCTTTTAGGGCTCGCCCGGGTTAAAAAAGCCAGAATACTTATTGCTTCCACGTCTGAAGTGTATGGTGATCCTTTAGTGCATCCGCAAAACGAAGACTACTATGGAAATGTGAATACGATAGGTCCCAGAGGGGTCTATGATGAAGCTAAACGCTTTCAGGAAGCCATTACAATGGCCTATCATAGTTTTCATGGTGTTGAAACTCGTATTGTTAGAATATTTAATACTTACGGCCCCAGAATGAGATTGAATGATGGAAGAGTCATTCCAACCTTTATGGGTCAGGCACTACGCGGAGAGGATCTCACTGTTTTTGGCGACGGGATGCAGACACGGTCATTTTGCTATGTGGATGATCTGATTGAAGGCATATACCGGCTGCTGCATTCGGACTATCCTTATCCAGTCAATTTAGGCAATCCAGATGAAATAACCATTAAGGATTTTGCGGAAGAAATCATTAAACTCACCGGAGCCAAACAAAAAATTATTTATAAACCGCTTCCAGCGAATGATCCACTACAGCGTAGGCCAGATATAAGTAGAGCTCAAGCATTATTGGGTTGGGAGCCTAAGGTAGGCCGCCATAAGGGTATGGAAATAACGTTTAATTATTTTAAATCCCTTAATCAAAAGGAGTTTTTTGCTGAAGAACACAAAGATTTTGAAGAATATATACACTAACAGCCTTAGCGAATAACAAGTAAAGACTGTCTTGAGGTGTAAATAACAGGTATAACGAACTCATTGAAAGGATGCAGGCATGAATGTTTCAGTATACGGTGCAGGATATGTAGGATTAGTCAGTGCAGCTTGTCTTGCATCGCTTGGTCATAAGGTTGTCTGTGCTGATATCGACGCTAAAAAGATTGGGCTGTTACAACAAGGCAGTTGTCCTTTACATGAAAAAAATCTTAAGGAACTGCTTGAAAACTCCTGCAAAACCAAGCAATTGCAATTTACTCAAGATTTATCGTTTGCAGTTTCACAAAGTGAGCTCCATATTATTGCTACCGGCACTCCTTCCCTGCCAGATGGTGCAGCAGACTTATCACAGGTATTTTCGGTTGCCGAAAAAATTGCCCAGGAAATAAAACAGGATACTATTCTTCTTATCAAATCCACTGTTCCGGTGGGTACATGTGATGAGGTCAGTACTTTTACCAAGCAGATTTTGTCAGTGCGCCGTAAGAACTATAAAATTGATGTAGTTTCAAATCCTGAGTTTTTGCGTGAAGGCAATGCGGTTTCTGATTTTTTAGAGGCTGAGCGAATCGTTGCCGGTGGCGATGAAACCGCTCTAGGAGAGGTTCAACGCCTCTATCAACCACTGTTGGATAAGGGTATTCCTTTCCTTTGTATGAGTCGTACTTCAGCAGAGTTAACCAAATATGCAGCCAATACGCTGCTTGCCTGCAAAATCAGTTTTATCAATCAAATCAGTCGAATTGCAGAAGCAGCTGGCGCAGATATTGATGATATACGTCTGGGTATTGGTTATGACAAGAGAATAGGTTCTGAATTTCTTTTACCAGGGATAGGCTATGGTGGCTCTTGTTTTCCCAAAGATGTTCGCGCTCTGAGGGCTACTGCAAAAGCATTTCAGCTTGATGCAGGGTTGATTGAAGCTATAGAAGCGATTAATAACAGGCAAAAAAATTGGGCCTATGAAACGCTGGAAGGCCACTTTAAAGGACAACTTGAAGGGCGCACTATCGGTATTTGGGGGCTTGCATTCAAACCAGATACTGATGATTTAAGAGAAGCAAGTAGTCTTAATCTCATTCACTCCCTACTCAAAGCCAATGTGCGAGTGAAGTTATATGATCCTCAAGCAATGCTGCATGCACAAAAAATGTTAAAGGGGCATGAGGCTATTCAATGGT
This region of Legionella clemsonensis genomic DNA includes:
- a CDS encoding CgeB family protein, whose translation is MKAKNKKLNIVFFGSSIVSAYWNGAATYYRGIVKALYKMGHNVTFNEPDIYERQQHRDIADPDYCRVKVYQSQEKEIMQLIEEASTADVIIKASGVGQHDALLEQEVVRLKQKNNLVIFWDVDAPATLDRINNNPEDPFNQLIPLYDFILTYGGGQPVIDAYENKGAKQCIPIYNALDIDTHFPVASYEDFNASLGFLGNRLPDREARVDDFFLVPASRLPEKRFLLGGSGWENKSMPHNVNYVGHVYTKDHNAFNCTPLAVLNISRESMAKYGYSPATRVFEAAGAAACIITDYWEGIEVFFEPDKEILVARNGEEVAEILQKLTEENARQIGHAAYKKVLENHTYENRAHLLQSVFNDSLSSVQ
- a CDS encoding CgeB family protein, coding for MKFVVIGLSISSSWGNGHATTYRALLKEVAKMGHEVLFLERDVPYYAANRDLPYPDFCLLNLYNSNEELFRRFEKEVADADVVIVGSYVQQGVEVGKWIVATAQGVKAFYDIDTPVTMAKLQREDFEYLIPELVSQYDLYLSFSGGSVLQHIEKHYGSPAARALYCSVDPESYFPELCSKKWDMGYLGTYSTDRQPAVDLLLCKTALACPQKNFIVAGPQYPADIIWPENVERIEHLSPVHHRNFYNSQRFTLNVTRADMIKFGYSPSVRLFEAAACGVPVISDYWEGLTSFFADGTEILVAKSTKDVLNILETFTEEECRQVGENARQKVLKKHTAKTRAYELVGYVAEVMECPRNVRKEVSV
- a CDS encoding TIGR04290 family methyltransferase — encoded protein: MTVEQEIKKLEPWFHNIHLPDGRQTAPDHPLGDFPSFKWQKIQNAIPMDLTGWRVLDIGCNAGFYSVELAKRGAEVLAIDLDEHYLRQAQWVASQFEVESRITFKCMQVYDLAHKDYQFDLVWFMGVFYHLRYPLLALDIITKKVKGMMVFQTLSIPGTDEMTVPVDIALNEREILKDPAFPSMAFIENRLAGDPTNWWVPNHQCVLSMLKNCGFAVTGMPEKETYIAVKNNDLQADFDTWNHSEYLSAIGKEWKNTVNNKTKN
- a CDS encoding UDP-glucuronic acid decarboxylase family protein, with protein sequence MKKILITGAAGFLGSHLCDRFIKEDYNVIAMDNLITGTLKNLEHLFPLKNFVFYHHDVTKFVNIPDQLDYILHFASPASPIDYLKIPIQTLKVGSLGTHNLLGLARVKKARILIASTSEVYGDPLVHPQNEDYYGNVNTIGPRGVYDEAKRFQEAITMAYHSFHGVETRIVRIFNTYGPRMRLNDGRVIPTFMGQALRGEDLTVFGDGMQTRSFCYVDDLIEGIYRLLHSDYPYPVNLGNPDEITIKDFAEEIIKLTGAKQKIIYKPLPANDPLQRRPDISRAQALLGWEPKVGRHKGMEITFNYFKSLNQKEFFAEEHKDFEEYIH
- a CDS encoding UDP-glucose dehydrogenase family protein; this encodes MNVSVYGAGYVGLVSAACLASLGHKVVCADIDAKKIGLLQQGSCPLHEKNLKELLENSCKTKQLQFTQDLSFAVSQSELHIIATGTPSLPDGAADLSQVFSVAEKIAQEIKQDTILLIKSTVPVGTCDEVSTFTKQILSVRRKNYKIDVVSNPEFLREGNAVSDFLEAERIVAGGDETALGEVQRLYQPLLDKGIPFLCMSRTSAELTKYAANTLLACKISFINQISRIAEAAGADIDDIRLGIGYDKRIGSEFLLPGIGYGGSCFPKDVRALRATAKAFQLDAGLIEAIEAINNRQKNWAYETLEGHFKGQLEGRTIGIWGLAFKPDTDDLREASSLNLIHSLLKANVRVKLYDPQAMLHAQKMLKGHEAIQWCESASFAATEVDALVIVTEWSEFKNYSLQKLAAQLKKAPLIDGRNCFSLAVIKNSSLACYYSVGRPTVVNPTYVDTQTFQKEPDYSL